A region from the Sandaracinus amylolyticus genome encodes:
- a CDS encoding PEGA domain-containing protein has translation MMRAGWIVFVLVAACAPPVDASEGTLIVRAHERGVVHVDARPVRGDRVRLARGTHVVELRRGALVIASEHVEVRGGSEIEIDLDVIAAGSIASDAAVSGRVEIRSVPPGAEIEIDGAPAGLGPLVIDLVPGPHVVRVWAPGYEAFEQEIYVGAGGSTELDVQLVASR, from the coding sequence ATGATGCGGGCGGGGTGGATCGTCTTCGTGCTGGTGGCGGCGTGCGCGCCTCCCGTCGACGCGAGCGAGGGCACGCTGATCGTGCGCGCGCACGAGCGCGGTGTGGTGCACGTCGACGCGCGACCGGTGCGCGGAGATCGCGTGCGTCTCGCGCGGGGCACGCACGTCGTCGAGCTGCGGCGCGGTGCGCTCGTGATCGCGAGCGAGCACGTCGAGGTGCGCGGCGGGAGCGAGATCGAGATCGACCTCGACGTGATCGCCGCGGGATCGATCGCGAGCGACGCGGCGGTGAGCGGGCGCGTGGAGATCCGCTCGGTGCCGCCGGGCGCGGAGATCGAGATCGACGGAGCGCCCGCGGGGCTCGGGCCGCTGGTGATCGATCTGGTGCCGGGGCCGCACGTCGTGCGGGTGTGGGCGCCGGGATACGAGGCGTTCGAGCAGGAGATCTACGTGGGCGCGGGCGGCTCGACCGAGCTCGACGTGCAGCTCGTCGCGAGCCGCTGA
- a CDS encoding NfeD family protein — protein MTDRSRWGAGLFVLALVLAAAPARARAQGTCVLAAELHGVVGEGTATYLEDAIARAEREGCALLVRVDTPGGHIEPARRIAGALLDARVPIVVHVAPGGARAGSAGVFVLLASDVAAMAPGSSAGAAHPVSLDGREARGEHARKIESDAASLARAIAQERGRNVAWAEAAVRDSAAATADEARRLGVIDLVVGPERALLDAIDGREVAGWTLRTRGADVIEHEMTIPQRSLALLGDPTIAYALLVMGIFALMIELATPGVGIAGGLGAMCFLLAAIGLGVVPVTIGGIALVGIALALFVAELHVASAGLLAAAGAACLVAGAALLVDHADPTFYADESVGVSWGVVVPLAVVVAAAAIVLGVAVRRVRARPSVTGVEAMLGEVGAAESAIDARGGAVRMHGETWRAVSDVPLPVGTQVRVIAVRGLTLRVIAAEELEGALA, from the coding sequence GTGACCGATCGATCGCGGTGGGGCGCGGGGCTCTTCGTGCTCGCGCTGGTGCTGGCGGCAGCGCCGGCGAGGGCGCGCGCGCAGGGCACGTGCGTGCTCGCGGCGGAGCTGCACGGCGTGGTCGGCGAGGGGACGGCGACGTACCTCGAGGACGCGATCGCGCGCGCCGAGCGCGAGGGCTGCGCGCTGCTGGTGCGGGTCGACACGCCGGGCGGGCACATCGAGCCGGCGCGTCGGATCGCGGGCGCGTTGCTCGACGCGCGGGTGCCGATCGTGGTGCACGTCGCGCCGGGCGGGGCGCGCGCGGGATCGGCGGGCGTGTTCGTGCTGCTCGCGTCGGACGTCGCGGCGATGGCGCCGGGATCGAGCGCGGGCGCGGCGCATCCGGTGTCGCTCGACGGGCGCGAGGCGCGCGGCGAGCACGCGCGGAAGATCGAGAGCGACGCCGCGTCGCTCGCGCGCGCCATCGCGCAGGAGCGCGGGCGCAACGTGGCGTGGGCCGAGGCGGCGGTGCGAGACAGCGCAGCGGCCACGGCGGACGAGGCACGACGCCTCGGCGTGATCGATCTCGTGGTCGGGCCCGAGCGCGCGCTGCTCGACGCGATCGACGGACGCGAGGTCGCGGGATGGACGCTGCGCACGCGCGGCGCGGACGTGATCGAGCACGAGATGACGATCCCGCAGCGCTCGCTCGCGCTGCTCGGCGATCCGACGATCGCGTACGCGCTGCTGGTGATGGGGATCTTCGCGCTGATGATCGAGCTCGCGACGCCGGGCGTGGGGATCGCGGGTGGGCTCGGGGCGATGTGCTTCCTGCTCGCGGCGATCGGGCTCGGCGTGGTGCCGGTGACGATCGGCGGGATCGCGCTGGTCGGGATCGCGCTCGCGCTCTTCGTGGCGGAGCTGCACGTGGCGAGCGCCGGTCTGCTCGCGGCGGCGGGCGCGGCGTGCCTCGTCGCGGGCGCGGCGCTGCTCGTGGATCACGCCGATCCAACGTTCTACGCGGACGAGAGCGTCGGCGTGTCGTGGGGCGTGGTCGTGCCGCTCGCGGTCGTGGTCGCGGCGGCGGCGATCGTGCTCGGCGTCGCGGTGCGGCGGGTGAGGGCGCGGCCGAGCGTGACCGGGGTCGAGGCGATGCTCGGCGAGGTCGGCGCCGCGGAGTCGGCGATCGACGCGCGCGGCGGCGCGGTGCGGATGCACGGCGAGACGTGGCGCGCGGTGAGCGACGTGCCGCTGCCGGTAGGAACGCAGGTGCGCGTGATCGCGGTGCGCGGGCTGACGCTGCGGGTGATCGCGGCGGAGGAACTGGAAGGAGCGCTCGCATGA
- a CDS encoding slipin family protein: MGLPIGLAVATLIVLGYLVSSIRIVKEYERGVLFLLGRYQGVKGAGLRLVFAPFVRMVVIDLRTRVKDVPPQEVITLDNVSCTVNAVIYFRVVHPDQSVLQVEDYDYATSQLAQTTLRSVVGGHELDDLLAQREKLNAKIQVIMDAASDPWGIKVTGVEIKHVELPAEMRRAIARQAEAERERRAKVISADGEFEASHKYAEAAQVLATQPGSLQLRYLQTLVEIAAENNSTTVFPLPIELLEGLVGRRMAEVKRKDDGRDGERTARA; encoded by the coding sequence ATGGGACTGCCGATCGGGCTCGCGGTCGCGACGCTGATCGTGCTCGGGTACCTCGTGTCGTCGATCCGGATCGTGAAGGAGTACGAGCGCGGCGTGCTCTTCCTGCTCGGGCGCTACCAGGGCGTGAAGGGCGCGGGGCTGCGCCTCGTGTTCGCGCCGTTCGTGAGGATGGTCGTGATCGACCTGCGCACGCGCGTGAAGGACGTGCCGCCGCAGGAGGTGATCACGCTGGACAACGTGTCGTGCACGGTGAACGCGGTGATCTACTTCCGCGTGGTGCATCCCGATCAGTCGGTGCTGCAGGTCGAGGACTACGACTACGCGACGAGCCAGCTCGCGCAGACGACGCTGCGCTCGGTGGTGGGCGGTCACGAGCTCGACGACCTGCTCGCGCAGCGCGAGAAGCTGAACGCGAAGATCCAGGTGATCATGGACGCGGCGAGCGACCCGTGGGGCATCAAGGTGACCGGCGTCGAGATCAAGCACGTCGAGCTGCCCGCGGAGATGCGCCGCGCGATCGCGCGACAGGCGGAGGCGGAGCGCGAGCGGCGCGCGAAGGTGATCAGCGCGGACGGCGAGTTCGAGGCGTCGCACAAGTACGCGGAGGCCGCGCAGGTGCTCGCGACGCAGCCGGGCTCGCTGCAGCTGCGTTATCTGCAGACGCTCGTGGAGATCGCGGCGGAGAACAACTCGACGACGGTGTTCCCGCTGCCGATCGAGCTGCTCGAGGGGCTCGTCGGACGTCGCATGGCCGAGGTGAAGCGCAAGGACGACGGGCGCGACGGCGAGCGCACCGCGCGGGCGTGA
- a CDS encoding KamA family radical SAM protein, with product MQLKVVETPKDEAPRAVKPPVDPSTLSHRHLLEGDFWRRIPAYANVSEAEFLDHKWQMKQTITRVDKLLAALQGLVSPQFIVDAEEGFRHAPMAVRVSPYLLSLVDWTKPYEDPLRRQFIPLSSTRLPDHPQLRFDSLNEQGDAPVQGLTHRYPDKALFLALDTCPVYCRFCTRSYAVGPDTDQAELEKLSLKANAQRWEAIFTYVASRPELEDIVISGGDSYNLRADQIREIGHRLLDIPHVARMRFATKGPAVMPQKILTDDEWFKALVEVVHRGRSMAKDVVLHTHFNHPNEITGITKRAMDRLFGEGVTVRNQSVLQRGVNDQVETMTTLVKRLAHVNVQPYYVYVHDLVKGVEELRTTVDTAEYLEKSVRGTTAGFNTPTFVVDAPGGGGKRVVHSFEHYDRVTGISVYTAPSVKPGQFFLYFDPIHLLPEAGQMRWKDPAEHSKMVQEALDRAQARARR from the coding sequence ATGCAGCTCAAGGTCGTCGAGACGCCGAAGGACGAAGCCCCGCGCGCGGTGAAGCCGCCGGTCGACCCCTCGACGCTCAGCCATCGTCACCTCCTCGAGGGCGACTTCTGGCGGCGCATCCCTGCCTACGCGAACGTGAGCGAGGCCGAGTTCCTCGATCACAAGTGGCAGATGAAGCAGACGATCACGCGCGTCGACAAGCTGCTCGCCGCGCTGCAGGGCCTCGTCTCGCCACAGTTCATCGTCGACGCCGAAGAGGGCTTCCGCCACGCGCCGATGGCGGTCCGCGTCTCGCCCTACCTCCTCTCGCTCGTCGACTGGACGAAGCCCTACGAGGATCCGCTCCGCCGCCAGTTCATCCCGCTCTCGTCGACGCGCCTGCCCGATCACCCGCAGCTGCGCTTCGACTCGCTCAACGAGCAGGGCGACGCGCCGGTGCAGGGCCTCACGCACCGCTATCCCGACAAGGCGCTCTTCCTCGCGCTCGACACCTGCCCCGTCTACTGCCGCTTCTGCACGCGCAGCTACGCGGTCGGCCCCGACACCGATCAGGCCGAGCTCGAGAAGCTCTCGCTCAAGGCGAACGCGCAGCGCTGGGAGGCGATCTTCACCTACGTCGCGTCGCGCCCGGAGCTCGAGGACATCGTCATCTCGGGCGGCGACTCGTACAACCTGCGCGCCGATCAGATCCGCGAGATCGGCCACCGCCTGCTCGACATCCCGCACGTCGCGCGCATGCGCTTCGCGACCAAGGGCCCGGCGGTGATGCCGCAGAAGATCCTGACCGACGACGAGTGGTTCAAGGCGCTCGTCGAGGTCGTGCACCGCGGCCGCTCGATGGCGAAGGACGTGGTCCTCCACACGCACTTCAACCATCCGAACGAGATCACCGGCATCACGAAGCGCGCGATGGATCGCCTCTTCGGCGAGGGCGTCACGGTGCGCAACCAGTCGGTGCTCCAGCGCGGCGTGAACGACCAGGTCGAGACGATGACGACGCTCGTGAAGCGTCTCGCGCACGTCAACGTGCAGCCCTACTACGTCTACGTGCACGACCTCGTGAAGGGCGTCGAGGAGCTGCGCACGACGGTCGACACCGCGGAGTACCTCGAGAAGTCGGTGCGCGGCACGACCGCGGGCTTCAACACGCCGACGTTCGTCGTCGACGCCCCCGGCGGCGGCGGCAAGCGCGTGGTGCACAGCTTCGAGCACTACGACCGCGTGACCGGCATCTCGGTCTACACCGCGCCGAGCGTGAAGCCCGGCCAGTTCTTCCTCTACTTCGATCCGATCCACCTCCTCCCGGAGGCGGGCCAGATGCGTTGGAAGGACCCGGCCGAGCACAGCAAGATGGTCCAGGAAGCGCTCGACCGCGCCCAGGCGCGCGCACGTCGCTAG
- a CDS encoding right-handed parallel beta-helix repeat-containing protein, which yields MARLRLRSALVLAALALVACDAAPTALYLVVDTELAVPAEVDTLTIRVAREDGDPVLREIDLAASQRPVRVRIDPREDAQDAPIRIALAVRRGGDDVVTRTIATRFVRGSVRVLAVLLERACVAPSCGDERTCVAGDCVPPELDPTTLPVWDPRDEPDLPTRDAGAMDAATSDDDDAGITDVDAGPPDAWIDPESRSVANVDDLIDAVRWADARAGHQTILLAAGTYELPDVLVIDQPITLRGASRCGAVLRNDGTRRVLQVTDGAVTLDGLTITGGVQTDGHGGGLLVQSPAVVTLERSCVVGNAANAATMEASGGGIAVIRGGRLTVRDSDIVENGAGQQGGGLFVWDATVDLVDSDVSRNRITTDRDYTSGAGISSINSQLTLDRCLVSANETVATAARAADGGGLYAFQGSVRIASSTFASNRAHYGTAMLVQDVTVAISHSTIAGNTSTQPNGRAIWSPSHMGFTLEGSIVANNFSSASTRLNCHATITSLGGNVADELPGEADFDCGMQIGAAGIDRVGDPRLLPLQDRGGPTETFALDTGSAAIGFAGDECPDVDQRGVARTPPCDSGAFETE from the coding sequence ATGGCTCGTCTGCGTCTCCGCTCGGCGCTCGTCCTCGCGGCCCTCGCGCTCGTCGCGTGTGACGCCGCGCCGACCGCGCTCTACCTCGTCGTCGACACCGAGCTCGCGGTGCCCGCGGAGGTCGACACGCTGACCATCCGCGTCGCGCGCGAGGACGGCGACCCGGTGCTGCGCGAGATCGATCTCGCCGCGAGCCAGCGCCCGGTGCGCGTGCGCATCGATCCGCGCGAGGACGCGCAGGACGCGCCGATCCGCATCGCGCTCGCGGTCCGCCGCGGCGGCGACGACGTCGTGACCCGCACCATCGCGACGCGCTTCGTGCGAGGCAGCGTCCGCGTGCTCGCAGTGCTGCTCGAGCGCGCGTGCGTCGCGCCGAGCTGTGGCGACGAGCGCACGTGCGTCGCCGGCGACTGCGTTCCGCCCGAGCTCGATCCGACGACGCTGCCGGTGTGGGATCCGCGCGACGAGCCCGACCTGCCGACCCGCGACGCGGGCGCGATGGACGCGGCCACCTCGGACGACGACGACGCAGGGATCACGGACGTCGACGCCGGACCTCCCGACGCGTGGATCGATCCCGAGTCGCGCAGCGTCGCGAACGTCGACGATCTGATCGACGCCGTGCGCTGGGCGGACGCGCGCGCCGGCCACCAGACGATCCTCCTCGCCGCGGGCACGTACGAGCTCCCCGACGTGCTGGTGATCGATCAGCCGATCACGCTGCGCGGAGCGAGCCGCTGCGGCGCGGTGCTGCGGAACGACGGCACCAGGCGCGTGCTGCAGGTCACCGACGGCGCGGTCACGCTCGACGGCCTCACGATCACCGGCGGTGTGCAGACCGACGGGCACGGCGGCGGGCTCCTCGTGCAGAGCCCCGCGGTCGTCACGCTCGAGCGCAGCTGCGTCGTCGGGAACGCAGCGAACGCGGCCACGATGGAGGCATCCGGCGGCGGCATCGCGGTGATCCGCGGCGGGCGGCTCACGGTGCGCGACAGCGACATCGTCGAGAACGGCGCGGGCCAGCAGGGCGGCGGTCTGTTCGTGTGGGACGCGACGGTCGACCTCGTCGACTCCGACGTCTCGCGCAACCGCATCACGACCGACCGCGACTACACGTCGGGCGCGGGCATCTCCTCGATCAACTCGCAGCTCACCCTCGATCGCTGCCTCGTCTCCGCCAACGAGACGGTCGCGACCGCCGCGCGCGCCGCCGACGGCGGCGGCCTCTACGCGTTCCAGGGCAGCGTGCGCATCGCGAGCTCGACGTTCGCATCGAACCGCGCGCACTACGGCACCGCGATGCTCGTGCAGGACGTGACCGTCGCCATCTCGCACTCGACGATCGCGGGCAACACGTCCACGCAGCCGAACGGACGCGCCATCTGGAGCCCGAGCCACATGGGCTTCACGCTCGAGGGCTCGATCGTCGCGAACAACTTCTCGAGCGCGAGCACGCGACTGAACTGTCACGCCACGATCACCTCGCTCGGCGGCAACGTCGCCGACGAGCTCCCGGGCGAGGCGGACTTCGACTGTGGCATGCAGATCGGCGCGGCCGGCATCGACCGCGTCGGCGACCCGCGCCTCCTCCCGCTGCAGGATCGCGGCGGCCCCACCGAGACGTTCGCCCTCGACACCGGCAGCGCCGCCATCGGCTTCGCCGGCGACGAGTGCCCGGACGTGGACCAGCGCGGCGTCGCACGAACTCCGCCGTGTGACTCCGGCGCGTTCGAAACGGAGTGA
- a CDS encoding RCC1 domain-containing protein, whose protein sequence is MSTTRSIQTSLAIAALVLAACDAAPTAIYLVVDTNLEVSREVDALTIRVEPDHDQPIERDVDLTSAARPVRVRIDPRQGHEDASLRLVLSVGDGDTAVLTRTVRTAFVRGSVRELVVSLDRACLGVRCDAPDETCIAATCADDAIDARGLATWDGDEPEVEWSDASVPMHDAGERDAGAVDAGRDAGAPCPDAGVTDAGTAPTCGERACPTPRICAEGVPDAGPLCEPGPGEVRVLSAGPEHLCVIGQRTNGRRVLSCVGSDEHGQLGGAPLPYENRHPAEQGHVVVIDGLGDDPTAVAAGDTFTCAARDGEIRCWGEGAAGWGATPGCGARAELSVGTRTVTALDAGHGYACALADGRVMCWGNGDERGNPAVPRAGQPLEMFEEAPAFTGIVVGARHACAWTATGEAWCWGANERAQLGDGTTSASSPPVEVTVADGPVRAMAAGGAHTCALIGASAPHRVECWGSNSRGQLGVDPTNPAPVPNGVIVPLDLPATAIGAGLEHTCALPTNQYVSCWGNGDDGRAGVAPPRSAPVTPDEASVDAVVGAIAVADEHTCFHVTTSITCAGAGGTFRIPEDYWWAEVIGSLW, encoded by the coding sequence ATGTCCACGACGCGAAGCATCCAGACGAGCCTCGCGATCGCCGCGCTCGTGCTCGCGGCGTGCGACGCCGCGCCGACGGCGATCTACCTCGTCGTCGACACGAACCTCGAGGTGTCGCGCGAGGTCGATGCGCTGACGATCCGCGTCGAGCCCGATCACGATCAGCCGATCGAGCGCGACGTCGATCTCACGAGCGCGGCGCGCCCGGTGCGCGTGCGGATCGATCCGCGCCAGGGCCACGAGGACGCGTCGCTCCGGCTCGTGCTCTCCGTGGGCGACGGCGACACCGCCGTGCTCACGCGCACCGTGCGCACCGCGTTCGTGCGCGGCTCGGTGCGCGAGCTCGTCGTGTCGCTCGATCGCGCGTGCCTCGGCGTGCGGTGCGACGCGCCGGACGAGACGTGCATCGCGGCCACGTGCGCCGACGATGCGATCGACGCGCGCGGTCTCGCGACGTGGGACGGCGACGAGCCCGAGGTCGAGTGGAGCGACGCGTCGGTGCCGATGCACGACGCGGGAGAGCGCGACGCCGGCGCCGTCGATGCGGGACGCGACGCGGGCGCGCCGTGCCCCGATGCGGGCGTGACCGACGCGGGCACCGCCCCGACGTGCGGCGAGCGCGCGTGCCCGACCCCGCGCATCTGCGCCGAGGGTGTGCCCGACGCGGGCCCGCTCTGCGAGCCCGGTCCCGGCGAAGTGCGCGTGCTGTCCGCGGGCCCCGAGCACCTCTGCGTGATCGGCCAGCGCACGAACGGACGTCGCGTGCTCTCGTGCGTCGGCTCGGACGAGCACGGCCAGCTCGGCGGAGCGCCGCTGCCCTACGAGAACCGCCACCCCGCGGAGCAAGGGCACGTCGTGGTCATCGACGGGCTCGGCGACGATCCGACGGCAGTCGCCGCGGGCGACACGTTCACGTGCGCGGCGCGGGACGGCGAGATCCGCTGCTGGGGCGAGGGCGCGGCGGGCTGGGGCGCGACACCGGGCTGCGGTGCCCGCGCCGAGCTCTCGGTCGGCACGCGCACGGTGACGGCGCTCGACGCGGGCCACGGCTACGCGTGCGCGCTCGCCGACGGTCGCGTGATGTGCTGGGGCAACGGCGACGAGCGCGGCAACCCCGCGGTGCCGCGCGCGGGCCAGCCCCTCGAGATGTTCGAGGAGGCGCCCGCGTTCACCGGCATCGTCGTCGGCGCGCGCCACGCGTGCGCGTGGACCGCGACCGGCGAGGCTTGGTGCTGGGGCGCGAACGAGCGCGCACAGCTCGGCGACGGCACCACGAGCGCGTCGAGCCCGCCGGTCGAGGTCACCGTCGCCGACGGCCCGGTGCGCGCGATGGCCGCGGGCGGCGCGCACACGTGCGCGCTGATCGGCGCGAGCGCGCCCCATCGCGTCGAGTGCTGGGGCAGCAACTCGCGCGGCCAGCTCGGCGTCGACCCGACCAACCCCGCGCCCGTCCCGAACGGCGTCATCGTCCCGCTCGATCTGCCCGCGACCGCGATCGGCGCCGGCCTCGAGCACACCTGCGCGCTACCGACCAACCAGTACGTGAGCTGCTGGGGCAACGGGGACGACGGTCGCGCGGGCGTCGCGCCGCCGCGCTCGGCGCCGGTCACGCCCGACGAGGCGAGCGTCGACGCCGTGGTCGGCGCGATCGCGGTCGCGGACGAGCACACGTGCTTCCACGTCACCACGTCGATCACGTGCGCGGGCGCGGGCGGCACGTTCCGCATCCCCGAGGACTACTGGTGGGCCGAGGTCATCGGCTCGCTCTGGTGA
- a CDS encoding sulfotransferase family protein — protein sequence MTSVQERLLFVVSPPRSGSTLLQRMIGSHSEVFTHPEPHLITPMAYLGFYDTVDKAPFDHINSAEAIRLFVSSLPRGEEDYLDALRAYADTMYGRMLEPSGKRYFMDKTPAYALVLPFLTKLYPHAKYVVLTRHPLAIFSSFANSFFDGDWARAHEFNPLVERYVPAIAKMLRERPVPLVHVKYETLVEAPEAQMERVFAYMDVENEPEAVNYGERFQSKKGPGDPITVSQHSRPVTDSLHKWAAELAKDTKKRALAERMIERVSDEDLETWGWPRARVFDAVREVESGGVSGVEAPKPVVNAYTIQRKVMLALKKDIHQRPHGALVKRIRYYCDVLLRE from the coding sequence ATGACGTCCGTTCAGGAACGCCTGCTCTTCGTGGTCTCTCCGCCGCGCAGCGGCTCGACGCTGCTGCAGCGGATGATCGGCTCGCACAGCGAGGTCTTCACCCACCCCGAGCCGCACCTGATCACGCCGATGGCGTACCTCGGCTTCTACGACACGGTCGACAAGGCGCCCTTCGATCACATCAACTCGGCCGAGGCGATCCGCCTCTTCGTGAGCTCGTTGCCGCGCGGCGAAGAGGACTACCTCGACGCGCTGCGCGCGTACGCCGACACGATGTACGGCCGCATGCTGGAGCCCAGCGGCAAGCGCTACTTCATGGACAAGACGCCGGCGTACGCGCTGGTGCTGCCCTTCCTGACGAAGCTCTATCCGCACGCGAAGTACGTCGTGCTCACGCGCCATCCGCTCGCGATCTTCTCGAGCTTCGCGAACTCGTTCTTCGACGGCGACTGGGCGCGCGCGCACGAGTTCAACCCGCTCGTCGAGCGCTACGTCCCCGCGATCGCGAAGATGCTGCGCGAGCGTCCGGTGCCGCTCGTGCACGTGAAGTACGAGACGCTCGTCGAGGCGCCCGAGGCGCAGATGGAGCGCGTCTTCGCGTACATGGACGTGGAGAACGAGCCCGAGGCCGTGAACTACGGCGAGCGCTTCCAGAGCAAGAAGGGCCCGGGCGATCCGATCACGGTGAGCCAGCACTCGCGCCCGGTGACCGACTCGCTGCACAAGTGGGCCGCGGAGCTCGCGAAGGACACGAAGAAGCGCGCGCTCGCGGAGCGCATGATCGAGCGCGTCAGCGACGAGGATCTCGAGACGTGGGGCTGGCCGCGCGCGCGCGTCTTCGACGCGGTGCGCGAGGTCGAGTCGGGCGGCGTGAGCGGCGTCGAGGCGCCGAAGCCGGTCGTCAACGCGTACACGATCCAGCGCAAGGTCATGCTCGCGCTCAAGAAGGACATCCACCAGCGCCCGCACGGCGCGCTGGTGAAGCGCATCCGCTACTACTGCGACGTCCTGCTGCGCGAGTGA
- a CDS encoding J domain-containing protein, with protein sequence MSTDDRLDQLDYYTLLGVARDASAEDVKRAFRAFARRYHPDRFAGQDGEKVARATRIYRRGSEAVQTLSDPTARRAYDAVLAKGELRLKSDARAPVEPAPKATRREPEPAKPTLQSPTARAFFTKAQDAARAGDLQTAWRQIKAAMQHEPGSPILEQALLKIERAMRGW encoded by the coding sequence ATGTCGACCGACGATCGCCTCGATCAGCTCGACTACTACACGCTGCTCGGCGTCGCGCGCGACGCGAGCGCCGAGGACGTGAAGCGCGCGTTCCGCGCGTTCGCGCGTCGTTATCACCCCGATCGTTTCGCGGGGCAGGACGGCGAGAAGGTCGCGCGCGCCACACGCATCTACCGGCGCGGCAGCGAGGCGGTGCAGACGCTGAGCGATCCCACCGCGCGCCGCGCCTACGACGCCGTGCTCGCAAAGGGCGAGCTGCGCCTCAAGAGCGACGCGCGCGCGCCGGTCGAGCCCGCGCCCAAGGCGACGCGGCGCGAGCCCGAGCCCGCGAAGCCCACGCTGCAGTCCCCCACCGCGCGCGCGTTCTTCACGAAGGCGCAGGACGCCGCGCGCGCCGGGGATCTCCAGACCGCGTGGCGTCAGATCAAAGCGGCGATGCAGCACGAGCCCGGCAGCCCGATCCTCGAGCAGGCGCTGCTCAAGATCGAGCGCGCGATGCGCGGCTGGTGA